In Lathyrus oleraceus cultivar Zhongwan6 chromosome 2, CAAS_Psat_ZW6_1.0, whole genome shotgun sequence, the DNA window CGTAACAGACATATGATGATTGTACTAGAAAGGTTGGTTAAGGCGTGTGTTGCCACGTCTCGTAGCAGCTCTTTGAAAAATGTATGGGAGGAAAATCCAACTTTCGTCTTTTTCCCACATTTTACTCATTTTTGCTCCTCTTTTGTCCGAGACACTTATTTAAGCCTGAAAACATTAAAAAAATACTACCAAAGTATAAAACATGATAAAAGAATGTAAATCGGACGAAAATGAGAAAATAACGAAGTAAAACAACTAATAAAAGTGATGCGAAAACCACTTATCACTACACTGATATACACAGTCTCTCACCTCACATGAGTGGATCCTACAAAACCATCGTAACATCACCATACAAGGCTTTTCGCTGCAGTGGGCAAGTCCTAACCACTCTAAATTGTTATAAACCTATTAAAACCTATGAGTAGACTCTACCATTGTAGGAATACCATGCACACATATACTTTTTTACAGGTATAAATATAAAcataattttaattttaacttATATACATAAGATTTATTTTACATATTTATAGATTATTTAATAAAATTTTCTCTTcatttttttgattatttttttttACAGTTTACTCTATGTAATAAaatataaatgaaaaataaaatatcaaatGTATTTTTCATAAAGTTTGGATCaaaatcattttgaaaaaatTAAGAATAAAATATTTCTATATATGAGCCGTGTATATTATTGATGCAATATAGGTGCATTGTTAGCAtattctttttatttatttatttatacaTAAAATTTGACAAACCTAATATATGCACTCCTCAATTGATAATTACTATTTTCTCCTACAATTTACTTAGAATGGcttttttataaaattaatttaataataaaaatattcaTATGCAATGAATTTTCTTTTTTCAATATATCAATTAGAAATATTTATATTTGACCCTCGAacattaaatataaataaaaatcAATAATATTTTTGACCTGTCACATGGTATAACAGGAGTTACGAAAATATAATATCTAAAAAATCAAATATCcaaattaataaattaataaattgaaCACAAAGAATCACAATATCGTATAAAAAGAGGTTAGGTCATAAAGGCCACTCATCTTTTGAACATTTCTCTTTTTCTATTTACAATATAAAATTAAAGTTTAGCAAAATTCAGATATTCAAAACATGTTTTTCATTTTTCCAGTTTCAAGTAAGAAACGCCGAGATATGACTAAGAGGTTACGAAAACTTGAGAAAGTGGTGTTGTACAAGAGCAATAGTTGGAGCGTTGGTGATGAGCTGAAAAATAAGAAGAATAACAACATCAATACTAACAAAATTTTGATATCGATCAACATTGTTGGTAGTTCGGGACCATTAACACTAGTGGTTAATGAAGACGATGTTGTTTGTGATGTTATTGACAAAGCTCTCAAATCTTATGCACGTCAAGGTAGATTACCTGCATTGAAATTCAATGCACCTGATTATGTTTTACAGTGCTCAAATGATATCTCTGATGGTAAGATTTTTTGATATGTTAATAATTTTTGTGtgttaatttttatttttttaaacaatttttATATTACTTCTTGTGTTTGTAGCTGTTGTTTAttgtatttattttaatataaatgTTTTTCCTATGCTCAATTCACGAGCAATCTAGTCTATTGTATGTTTTTTTTTCTTATATCAATTTTTTGGTTTTAAGAGAAGtgttttttaaattattttaaaaagCCTCTTCATTCGCACAATTATTCACAACCATGTTAATACTTTAGTTTTACTTATTTTATGAAGtcaataaaaaattattttataaaattttgaaaagtaaaattttttatgtgagttgatatatatatatatatatatatatatatatatatatatatatatatatatatatatatatatatatatatatatatttgtttacattttatttttttaaaatgtatttgatttaaattttatattcaatacatttgatttttatttcattatttattttttattacaGAGGGAGTAAACTATaaacgaaaaataaaaaaatcaacaGAAGAAAACTGAACTTTAAAAAATATGTGATATTTTATTTTCCAAAGATATTTTACTCTCTCGATTAAATTGAATTTTTGTTAAACAGATTAATGAACAAATTGATATACTTAAAGCGTGGAAAATCCGTGTTCAAATTCAAACTCTTACCAAAAATAGTTTTTTATAGcttaattattttaatattcacaatataattaaattaatatttattttagatGTTTATATTTTTTTCCATTAAACTAATATTTATTCTAGATGTTTAGATTTTTTTCCTTAAATTACTATAGAAGAAAAaaagt includes these proteins:
- the LOC127121181 gene encoding uncharacterized protein LOC127121181, with the translated sequence MFFIFPVSSKKRRDMTKRLRKLEKVVLYKSNSWSVGDELKNKKNNNINTNKILISINIVGSSGPLTLVVNEDDVVCDVIDKALKSYARQGRLPALKFNAPDYVLQCSNDISDALGPSEPIGSFGTRKFVLSENQASSTKTEEVGSKGRNGIWKSFSFKKIRFALHCVPIDGGDRD